One segment of Bacillota bacterium DNA contains the following:
- the pknB gene encoding Stk1 family PASTA domain-containing Ser/Thr kinase — MLGKSLGGRYEIQEKVGGGGMALVYRAHDTFLNRTVAVKLLRSQFVEDEEFLRRFRREAQSAARLTHPNVVNVYDVGQEGSSHYIVMEFVEGSTLKELVRGKGPLPPRLAAKIAYQISEALDHAHRNQVVHRDIKPHNILVMPSGTVKVTDFGIARAVSDTTLTNTGNIIGSVHYFSPEQARGGFTGEKSDLYSLGVVLYEMLTGTVPFKGDSPFSVAIKHLQEDVVPPGDLRPGIPEGLVRVVMKALEKDSLKRYRSAAEMKHDLGRVLRDLGDEDEEEMQILKVRSQPPRPKESMESVRSGSRRIGSVWKLVAAGIVLVALGTVIYGVRLIQDWVNVPVVPVPDVVGLSLSEAEDVLRKERLSSLVIAEKHDEKAPVGFILSQDPEAGETVKEGREIKLVMSMGPELVAVPDLVGKTFREADLTLKGGGLDFGSLDYQHSDDFEEGKIVSQSPRAGNRVSKGTLVDLVVSKGPEPRETVMPSLVGLRYEAALEELRSLKMEASSVREEPSAVYPAGYVISQTPSAGSPVMEGAAVNLKVSSGGATQNSKDIIVVLPSGQEDELVDLRLDLHDITGDHTVYAQKHRPGDVIRMTIQWYGPEARARIYLDGVFHRESILRG; from the coding sequence GTGCTAGGCAAGAGTCTCGGAGGACGCTACGAGATACAAGAGAAGGTGGGCGGTGGCGGGATGGCCCTGGTTTACAGGGCCCATGACACCTTTCTCAACAGGACCGTGGCGGTGAAGCTCCTGAGGTCTCAGTTTGTTGAGGACGAGGAGTTCCTCAGGCGGTTCCGGCGAGAGGCCCAGTCAGCCGCGCGTTTGACCCACCCCAATGTGGTGAACGTGTACGATGTAGGGCAGGAGGGCTCATCGCACTACATCGTGATGGAGTTCGTTGAGGGTTCAACCCTGAAGGAACTGGTCAGGGGAAAGGGGCCCCTGCCACCAAGACTGGCGGCGAAGATAGCCTACCAGATCAGTGAGGCCTTGGATCACGCCCACAGGAACCAGGTGGTCCACAGGGATATCAAGCCCCATAACATCCTGGTGATGCCGTCGGGCACTGTGAAGGTCACGGATTTTGGGATCGCCAGGGCAGTGTCGGATACCACCTTGACGAATACCGGGAACATCATCGGGTCTGTCCACTACTTCTCCCCGGAGCAAGCCCGGGGGGGCTTCACCGGAGAGAAGTCAGACCTTTACTCCCTGGGAGTTGTGCTATATGAAATGCTTACGGGTACCGTCCCGTTCAAGGGAGACAGCCCCTTCAGCGTTGCCATAAAACACCTGCAGGAAGATGTAGTTCCCCCGGGTGACCTCAGGCCCGGGATCCCCGAGGGCCTTGTGCGTGTGGTCATGAAGGCGCTGGAGAAGGATTCCCTGAAGCGTTACCGTTCCGCCGCTGAGATGAAGCACGACCTCGGGCGCGTACTCAGGGACCTGGGAGATGAGGACGAAGAGGAGATGCAGATCCTGAAGGTCAGATCCCAGCCTCCCAGGCCTAAGGAGAGCATGGAGAGCGTGAGGTCTGGGAGCAGGAGGATCGGTTCAGTCTGGAAACTGGTGGCCGCCGGTATTGTCCTGGTGGCGCTGGGCACGGTGATATATGGGGTCAGGCTCATCCAGGACTGGGTGAACGTGCCTGTGGTCCCGGTGCCCGATGTTGTGGGCCTTTCTCTCAGCGAGGCCGAGGACGTGTTGAGGAAGGAGCGTCTTTCCTCCTTGGTTATAGCCGAGAAGCATGATGAGAAGGCGCCAGTAGGGTTCATCCTCTCCCAGGATCCGGAGGCTGGGGAGACGGTGAAGGAAGGGCGCGAGATTAAACTGGTAATGAGCATGGGGCCAGAGCTGGTGGCCGTTCCTGACCTGGTCGGCAAGACCTTCCGGGAGGCGGATCTCACCCTCAAGGGTGGCGGGCTCGACTTCGGGAGCCTGGACTACCAGCATAGCGATGACTTCGAAGAGGGGAAGATCGTCTCCCAGAGCCCCAGGGCAGGTAACAGGGTGTCCAAGGGGACACTGGTGGATCTCGTTGTCAGCAAGGGGCCTGAGCCTAGGGAAACGGTCATGCCAAGCCTAGTGGGTCTCCGGTACGAGGCTGCCCTGGAAGAGTTGAGGTCCCTGAAGATGGAGGCTTCCAGCGTAAGGGAGGAACCCAGCGCTGTATATCCTGCCGGCTATGTGATTTCCCAGACCCCCTCTGCCGGTTCGCCGGTGATGGAGGGCGCGGCGGTGAATCTCAAGGTCTCCTCGGGTGGCGCCACCCAGAACTCGAAGGATATCATCGTTGTCCTTCCCAGCGGCCAGGAGGATGAGCTGGTTGACCTCAGGTTGGACCTCCACGATATCACCGGTGACCACACCGTGTACGCCCAGAAGCATAGGCCTGGGGACGTAATACGAATGACCATTCAATGGTACGGTCCTGAGGCGAGGGCCAGGATATACCTGGATGGGGTGTTCCACAGGGAGTCTATTCTAAGGGGTTGA
- the rsgA gene encoding ribosome small subunit-dependent GTPase A yields the protein MVLEALVLSVAGGYARVRVGGDVLLCQFRGRLRRSGILPGDRVVVSFEVPGQETVERVLPRGNVLKRPAIANVDQALVVFTASEPPLNLPLVDRITVLATHAGVGVILCLNKVDLIDPGEALRLGQVYQPSGFPFFATSALIGDGVEGLRPVLEGRVTVMAGQSGVGKSRLLNSLDPSLSLATGALSRKISRGKHITRRVELLQVQGGGIVADAPGFSRLDLEGMSPGELGDCYPEIRSLSAGCRFTGCHHQKEPGCAVKESIGSGISLERYSSYCDLFAEILEWEKRRYE from the coding sequence ATGGTCCTTGAGGCCCTTGTTCTGAGCGTGGCAGGGGGGTACGCGAGGGTAAGAGTAGGCGGGGATGTCCTTCTTTGCCAGTTCAGGGGGCGCTTGAGGCGCAGTGGCATACTGCCTGGAGATAGGGTTGTTGTCTCCTTTGAGGTTCCGGGGCAGGAGACGGTGGAGAGGGTCCTGCCCAGGGGGAACGTACTGAAGCGTCCTGCCATCGCCAACGTGGACCAGGCGCTAGTAGTCTTCACTGCCAGCGAGCCACCCCTGAACCTGCCTCTGGTGGACAGGATAACCGTCCTGGCGACCCACGCCGGGGTCGGGGTGATACTCTGCCTGAACAAGGTAGACCTTATAGATCCCGGTGAGGCGCTGCGCCTGGGGCAGGTGTACCAGCCCTCAGGCTTTCCCTTCTTCGCCACCAGCGCTCTTATAGGGGATGGTGTTGAGGGTCTCCGCCCCGTGCTGGAGGGTAGGGTTACCGTTATGGCTGGTCAGAGCGGCGTGGGCAAGTCCCGGCTCCTGAACTCCCTGGACCCTTCCCTCAGCCTGGCCACAGGGGCTCTGAGCCGCAAGATCTCACGGGGGAAACACATCACACGCCGGGTGGAGCTCCTTCAAGTCCAGGGAGGGGGCATAGTGGCGGACGCTCCCGGGTTCTCCCGTCTTGATCTTGAGGGTATGTCCCCTGGTGAACTGGGTGACTGCTACCCTGAGATCCGGAGCCTGTCGGCAGGCTGCCGGTTCACTGGCTGCCACCACCAGAAGGAGCCGGGGTGTGCCGTGAAGGAATCTATAGGGTCCGGGATTTCCCTGGAACGCTATTCGTCCTACTGTGACCTTTTCGCAGAGATCCTGGAATGGGAGAAGAGGCGCTATGAATAA
- the rpe gene encoding ribulose-phosphate 3-epimerase gives MNNGIRVQVAPSLLAADPGRLAEAALQAQEAGADMLHLDVMDGRFVSSITFGPGLVASLSRNCGIPLDVHLMIEEPERHLEAFAAAGSHIITLHVEASPHIHRLLGQIKGMGIKAGVSLNPGTPLSAVRWVLDVADMVLVMTVNPGAGGQAFIDSMTRKIARLRAIIDGMGLGTVIEVDGGITPRTAPAAIDAGATVLVAGSAVFGQEDMAGAIRAIRGGS, from the coding sequence ATGAATAACGGTATAAGAGTCCAGGTGGCACCCTCGCTCCTGGCCGCAGACCCTGGCAGGCTAGCGGAGGCTGCGCTCCAGGCCCAGGAGGCCGGCGCGGATATGCTTCACCTGGATGTAATGGACGGCAGGTTTGTTTCATCTATCACCTTTGGCCCTGGCCTTGTAGCCAGTCTGAGCCGGAATTGCGGGATTCCCCTGGATGTCCATCTCATGATCGAAGAGCCCGAACGGCACCTTGAGGCCTTCGCTGCCGCGGGCAGTCACATCATCACCCTGCACGTGGAGGCATCTCCTCACATTCACCGCTTGCTGGGCCAGATCAAGGGAATGGGGATAAAGGCTGGAGTCTCACTAAATCCAGGCACTCCGCTGTCGGCCGTGCGCTGGGTTCTGGATGTTGCCGACATGGTGCTGGTGATGACGGTGAACCCTGGGGCGGGAGGGCAGGCCTTCATAGACTCAATGACGAGGAAGATTGCCCGGCTGAGAGCCATCATTGATGGCATGGGTTTGGGAACAGTTATAGAGGTCGACGGCGGCATTACGCCAAGGACGGCCCCGGCGGCTATTGACGCGGGCGCCACTGTGCTGGTGGCCGGGAGCGCCGTGTTCGGTCAAGAGGACATGGCCGGTGCCATAAGGGCCATTAGGGGTGGTAGCTAG
- the rpmB gene encoding 50S ribosomal protein L28: protein MARACHVCGKRVAVGNHVSHSNVKTKRTWLPNLQRVRIDDSGQPRRVYVCTRCLKGGKVKRHA from the coding sequence ATGGCCAGGGCATGTCATGTGTGCGGGAAGCGCGTAGCAGTGGGTAACCACGTGAGTCACTCCAATGTCAAGACCAAGCGCACCTGGCTTCCCAACCTCCAGAGGGTCCGGATTGACGACAGCGGGCAGCCGCGGAGGGTCTATGTATGCACCCGCTGCCTGAAAGGCGGGAAGGTAAAACGCCACGCATGA
- a CDS encoding M20 family metallo-hydrolase, with amino-acid sequence MPGSVLPSVKRLQEDLEALSLIGRHGQGVSRTAFSPADMEARGFVRELMARAGMEARMDPAGNVWGSLCGKEPGLPSLVIGSHLDTVPEGGRFDGALGVLAGIECLRTLGEGQATRGRTIEVVGFSDEEGTLTSGYFGSRAMLGRLSTRERHDLGDETSDLYRTLVAAGLSPGEVLRAGRDPLGIHCYIELHAEQGMTLEEMGYSIGVVTGIVGINRYTVEIPGTARHAGTTPMRLRDDAIVKASRFILRMHEYVLGLEEQAVLTAGWLRVFPGAYNIVPGKVQVGVEARSMDPGLLDQAEAEMARVLEPLGGHVNLLSSDAPALLDDGVRQALAAAASKEGYASHPMRSGAGHDASIMARSVPSGMIFIPSRDGLSHCPQEWSAPWHLEAGLRVLYRACLDLSG; translated from the coding sequence ATGCCAGGCTCAGTCTTGCCCAGCGTGAAAAGACTCCAGGAGGACCTGGAGGCACTCTCCCTCATTGGCCGCCACGGCCAGGGTGTCTCCCGCACAGCCTTTAGCCCTGCGGACATGGAGGCCAGGGGCTTTGTGCGAGAACTCATGGCAAGAGCCGGTATGGAGGCCCGCATGGACCCCGCTGGCAACGTGTGGGGGAGCCTTTGTGGTAAGGAGCCAGGCCTGCCCTCGCTGGTCATAGGGTCTCACCTGGACACCGTCCCTGAAGGCGGGCGATTCGATGGCGCCCTGGGGGTGTTGGCCGGGATAGAGTGCCTGAGAACCCTTGGGGAAGGCCAGGCAACAAGGGGCCGTACCATCGAGGTGGTAGGGTTCTCAGATGAAGAGGGCACGCTTACCTCCGGCTACTTTGGGAGCCGCGCCATGCTGGGGCGCCTGTCGACCCGGGAAAGGCATGACCTCGGTGACGAGACGTCGGACTTGTACAGGACGCTGGTGGCGGCGGGCTTAAGCCCTGGAGAGGTCCTGAGAGCTGGCAGGGACCCCTTGGGCATCCACTGTTACATCGAACTCCATGCTGAACAAGGGATGACCCTGGAGGAGATGGGGTATTCCATAGGCGTGGTCACTGGCATAGTGGGGATAAACCGCTACACAGTGGAAATCCCCGGTACTGCCCGGCACGCAGGGACCACCCCCATGCGCCTTAGGGATGATGCCATAGTGAAGGCCTCCAGGTTCATCCTGAGAATGCATGAATACGTGCTTGGCCTGGAGGAACAGGCTGTGCTAACCGCCGGCTGGCTCCGGGTCTTCCCTGGTGCCTACAACATTGTGCCGGGAAAAGTCCAGGTTGGAGTTGAGGCAAGAAGCATGGATCCCGGACTCTTGGACCAGGCAGAGGCGGAAATGGCCAGGGTGCTTGAGCCCCTTGGGGGGCACGTGAACCTCTTGAGCTCCGATGCACCGGCACTCCTGGACGATGGAGTGCGCCAGGCGCTGGCCGCGGCAGCCTCCAAGGAGGGGTATGCCTCCCATCCCATGCGAAGCGGAGCCGGTCACGATGCCAGCATAATGGCTAGGAGCGTGCCCTCAGGAATGATCTTCATCCCAAGCCGGGATGGGCTCAGCCATTGCCCTCAGGAGTGGAGCGCCCCTTGGCACCTTGAGGCTGGCCTAAGGGTATTGTACAGGGCGTGCCTGGACCTGTCGGGCTAA
- a CDS encoding Asp23/Gls24 family envelope stress response protein: MGKEVMGRYGKIIVSDEVIATIAAVAATECYGVVGMASTRITDGIAELLGRENLAKGAEVSVDGDSATIVLNIIVGYGTRISEVARNVMEKVRYTVENTTGIPVVKVRINVQGVKVDRAR, from the coding sequence ATGGGTAAGGAGGTCATGGGACGGTACGGGAAGATCATCGTCTCGGATGAGGTCATAGCCACCATTGCCGCGGTAGCCGCCACCGAGTGCTATGGCGTGGTCGGCATGGCATCTACCAGGATCACCGATGGCATCGCAGAGCTCTTAGGGCGCGAGAACCTAGCCAAAGGCGCCGAGGTGTCGGTGGACGGTGATTCAGCCACCATTGTGCTGAACATCATAGTTGGATACGGGACACGCATATCCGAAGTGGCCCGGAATGTCATGGAGAAGGTTCGCTACACAGTGGAGAACACCACGGGGATCCCAGTGGTGAAGGTTCGCATAAACGTCCAGGGAGTGAAGGTTGACCGGGCAAGATAG
- a CDS encoding DAK2 domain-containing protein, with the protein MSKDRLEGRDLKAIVCAAAEVLKRQKATVDALNVFPVPDGDTGTNMSLTLASACSESQKGMDGPLGEVAGRVALGSLMGARGNSGVILSQIFRGMARSLNGKTCASPLETARAMEEGVRTAYKAVMKPVEGTILTVAKEAARAAMEAARDGQDLVRVWRAALEAAEVALENTPSLLPVLRQAGVVDAGGKGLVFFLSAGLESLLGESRSWVEPAPERADFHAIDAEAALTYPYDVQLLVHGEHLPVDRMRAILEGMGDSLLVVGGGEISRVHIHTANPGRVLDACLEFGEISCVEMENMRLQYQAAKAGCPAIMPEPEPEDNKELGVVAVAVGEGIIEVFRSLGADSVIDGGQTMNPSTEQLARAVEGCSAQSVILLPNNPNVILGAEQARVLTGKEVHVLPTRSLPQGMAALLALRCDREVKTNLMHMERAFRSVKTGEVTYAVRDMSSEHFSVKSGDAIGISEGRILSVGETPGDVLAELVEALVSPEDEVISVFYGEMVDPGVAAGIATRLADAFPGREVEMKYGGQPLHYYIVSVE; encoded by the coding sequence TTGTCGAAGGATAGGTTAGAGGGACGGGATCTCAAGGCCATAGTGTGCGCGGCGGCCGAGGTCCTAAAGAGGCAGAAGGCTACTGTGGACGCGTTAAATGTGTTTCCCGTCCCTGATGGTGACACTGGGACCAACATGTCACTCACACTGGCTTCAGCCTGTTCGGAGTCCCAGAAGGGCATGGATGGCCCCCTGGGGGAGGTGGCGGGTCGAGTCGCCCTTGGATCCCTTATGGGTGCTCGCGGCAACTCCGGCGTAATCCTGTCCCAGATCTTCCGGGGCATGGCCCGGAGCCTAAACGGCAAGACCTGCGCAAGCCCCCTGGAAACAGCACGGGCCATGGAGGAAGGGGTCCGCACAGCCTACAAGGCTGTCATGAAGCCTGTGGAGGGCACCATCCTGACGGTGGCAAAGGAGGCGGCAAGGGCCGCCATGGAGGCTGCCAGGGATGGCCAGGACCTGGTGAGGGTGTGGCGGGCTGCCCTGGAGGCGGCCGAGGTTGCTTTGGAGAACACGCCTAGCCTCTTGCCAGTCCTGAGACAGGCCGGCGTGGTGGACGCTGGTGGCAAGGGCCTGGTCTTTTTCCTGTCCGCCGGCCTTGAAAGCCTATTAGGCGAGAGCCGCTCGTGGGTGGAGCCGGCTCCGGAGAGGGCCGATTTCCATGCCATTGATGCGGAGGCAGCCCTGACCTACCCCTATGATGTGCAGCTCTTGGTGCACGGGGAGCACTTACCTGTGGACAGGATGAGGGCTATCCTGGAAGGCATGGGGGATTCCCTTTTGGTGGTGGGAGGCGGTGAGATTTCCAGGGTCCACATCCACACTGCCAACCCCGGCCGGGTTCTGGATGCCTGCTTGGAGTTCGGGGAGATATCCTGCGTCGAGATGGAGAACATGCGCCTGCAGTACCAGGCAGCCAAGGCCGGGTGTCCTGCCATCATGCCGGAACCCGAGCCGGAGGACAACAAGGAACTGGGCGTTGTGGCGGTGGCTGTGGGTGAAGGGATCATAGAGGTTTTTAGGAGCCTTGGCGCCGACAGTGTCATTGACGGTGGGCAGACGATGAACCCCAGCACTGAACAGCTGGCCCGGGCTGTCGAGGGGTGTTCTGCCCAGAGTGTCATCCTCCTTCCCAACAACCCCAATGTGATCCTAGGTGCGGAGCAGGCCAGGGTTCTTACGGGCAAGGAGGTGCACGTGCTCCCCACCAGGAGTCTCCCGCAGGGGATGGCCGCCCTGCTGGCCCTCCGCTGTGACCGGGAGGTCAAAACAAACCTCATGCACATGGAAAGGGCGTTTCGCTCGGTCAAAACCGGGGAGGTAACATACGCAGTGCGAGACATGAGCTCCGAACACTTCAGCGTCAAGTCGGGAGACGCGATAGGTATATCCGAAGGGCGAATCCTGTCTGTCGGAGAAACCCCCGGGGACGTACTGGCGGAACTGGTGGAAGCCCTGGTATCCCCTGAGGATGAGGTCATAAGTGTGTTCTACGGCGAGATGGTGGACCCTGGTGTTGCGGCCGGCATCGCGACGCGCCTGGCAGATGCCTTCCCCGGGCGCGAGGTGGAAATGAAGTATGGAGGGCAGCCCCTGCACTACTACATAGTCTCGGTGGAGTGA
- a CDS encoding alpha/beta-type small acid-soluble spore protein, which yields MGQGQRTNRALVPQATQALESFKYEVAKDIGLALPQGGYWGDYPSRDCGAIGGHMVRRMIEMAERSLVGAAPQGQRPGGQ from the coding sequence GTGGGACAGGGACAAAGGACGAACCGCGCGCTTGTCCCCCAGGCTACACAGGCACTTGAGAGCTTCAAGTATGAAGTGGCCAAAGACATTGGCCTGGCGTTGCCGCAAGGAGGTTACTGGGGCGATTATCCCTCCAGGGATTGCGGGGCCATTGGTGGCCATATGGTGCGCCGGATGATTGAAATGGCCGAGAGGTCCCTTGTTGGAGCTGCACCCCAGGGCCAGAGACCTGGCGGTCAGTAA
- the gpr gene encoding GPR endopeptidase → MSSSSGSIFSVYTDLALEETERLTAQAGPHIPGVNVIQEPIDGIQVTRVQVATKEAERAMGKERGRYITIEAPGIQDKNRLAQEKVSFVLAKELDSLCNLGPHTTVLIIGLGNWNATPDALGPKVISHVLVTRHLQGYVPPELKGTLRSVSAFAPGVMGLTGIETSEIVRGVVDRVKPDLVLCVDALCARSVERLMTTIQLADTGIQPGSGVGNRRQGITTKSLGIPVVALGVPTVVAAVTIAADTVDILVNQLKGTVGFYQILQEMGHDDKRRLVNEVLSPSVGDLVVTPKEVDVMVDEVSRVVSGGLNMALHPSIGPDDLARYIQ, encoded by the coding sequence GTGTCTTCCTCTTCCGGTAGCATCTTCAGTGTCTATACAGATCTTGCCCTGGAGGAAACGGAACGTCTCACTGCCCAGGCGGGCCCACACATACCTGGCGTTAATGTGATCCAAGAGCCCATAGACGGCATCCAGGTCACCAGGGTCCAGGTGGCTACCAAAGAAGCCGAGCGGGCAATGGGCAAAGAAAGAGGACGTTACATCACAATCGAGGCCCCCGGCATCCAGGACAAGAACAGGCTGGCACAGGAGAAGGTCTCATTCGTACTTGCCAAGGAACTTGACTCTCTTTGCAACCTTGGGCCCCATACCACCGTACTCATCATTGGCTTGGGGAATTGGAACGCCACACCCGATGCCCTCGGACCCAAAGTAATCAGCCACGTCCTGGTGACCAGGCACCTTCAGGGCTACGTGCCCCCGGAGCTAAAGGGAACCCTCCGATCCGTTTCAGCATTCGCACCGGGCGTCATGGGTCTCACCGGCATCGAGACCAGCGAGATAGTCCGAGGGGTCGTGGACCGCGTAAAGCCAGACCTGGTACTTTGCGTTGACGCGCTGTGCGCCAGGAGCGTTGAGAGGCTCATGACGACCATCCAGCTGGCCGATACAGGCATCCAGCCTGGGTCCGGGGTGGGCAATCGTCGCCAGGGTATTACCACGAAGTCCCTGGGCATACCCGTTGTTGCCCTGGGGGTTCCTACTGTGGTGGCCGCTGTCACCATAGCCGCGGACACCGTGGACATCCTCGTAAACCAGCTCAAGGGCACCGTGGGGTTCTACCAGATCCTGCAGGAAATGGGTCACGACGACAAGCGACGGCTGGTGAATGAGGTGCTGTCCCCCTCTGTGGGAGACCTTGTTGTCACTCCCAAAGAGGTAGACGTTATGGTAGATGAGGTCTCCCGAGTCGTCTCGGGCGGACTGAACATGGCTTTGCACCCCAGCATAGGGCCAGATGACCTCGCCCGGTACATACAGTAA
- the rsmD gene encoding 16S rRNA (guanine(966)-N(2))-methyltransferase RsmD, whose amino-acid sequence MRITGGSAKGTRLKAPPGRGTRPTPAMVREAIFDILGAQVPGGEVLDLFAGSGSLGIEALSRGASRAVFVEESPLACRIIKENLESTGFRQRARVLVSEVSRALRKVLKGTQFDLVFVDPPYNAGSAVATLETLGSLELVKAPGSVVLEHSAREVPPDGLGGWRRWRHRRYGDTGISIYRSEEMGLVGRDAD is encoded by the coding sequence GTGAGGATTACCGGTGGGAGTGCCAAGGGAACCAGGTTGAAGGCACCTCCTGGCAGGGGGACACGCCCCACCCCGGCCATGGTCAGGGAGGCCATCTTCGACATTCTCGGGGCCCAAGTGCCAGGAGGCGAGGTGCTGGACCTGTTCGCCGGGTCTGGCAGCCTGGGCATAGAGGCGCTCAGCCGGGGGGCATCCAGGGCTGTCTTCGTGGAGGAAAGCCCCCTTGCCTGTCGTATTATTAAGGAGAACCTGGAGTCAACGGGGTTTCGCCAGCGTGCCCGGGTGTTGGTAAGCGAGGTTAGCCGGGCGCTGAGGAAGGTTCTCAAGGGGACCCAGTTCGACCTGGTTTTTGTGGACCCACCCTACAATGCCGGGTCGGCCGTGGCCACCCTGGAGACCCTGGGTTCTCTCGAGCTGGTCAAGGCTCCCGGTAGCGTGGTGCTGGAGCATTCCGCCCGCGAAGTGCCGCCCGACGGTTTGGGGGGCTGGAGAAGGTGGAGGCACAGGAGATATGGTGACACCGGTATATCAATATACCGGTCCGAGGAAATGGGCTTGGTGGGGAGAGATGCTGATTGA
- the coaD gene encoding pantetheine-phosphate adenylyltransferase — MRLAVYPGSFDPITNGHLDIIERASVLFDYLVVAVFQNAGKKALFPLKERVAMLQESTQHLANVRVDSSHGLLSEYVKSVGADVILRALRAASDFDYEFQLALMNRKLDPDVETMFMMATGEWSFLSSSIVKEVASFGGCVKGLVPYCVERRLDQIFGRS; from the coding sequence TTGAGATTAGCAGTATACCCAGGCAGTTTTGACCCGATCACCAACGGGCACCTGGACATAATCGAGAGAGCCAGCGTGCTTTTTGACTACCTGGTGGTGGCCGTTTTCCAGAACGCTGGCAAGAAGGCACTGTTCCCGCTAAAGGAAAGGGTGGCGATGCTCCAGGAATCCACGCAGCACCTGGCAAACGTCAGAGTGGATTCCTCCCATGGACTCCTGTCCGAGTACGTCAAGAGCGTGGGCGCGGATGTGATCCTGAGGGCTTTGCGCGCGGCGTCGGACTTCGACTACGAATTCCAGCTGGCCCTGATGAACCGGAAACTGGACCCTGACGTGGAGACCATGTTCATGATGGCTACCGGGGAATGGTCGTTCCTCTCATCCAGCATTGTAAAGGAGGTTGCCTCCTTCGGGGGGTGCGTCAAGGGCTTGGTGCCATATTGCGTTGAACGGAGACTAGATCAGATATTCGGGCGGAGTTGA
- a CDS encoding ATPase produces MDTDLIALLDRLEDLVNNSMRVPLTGKVLVDEDEVYDLIDSARELIPEEVREAKWVARERERLLEDARQEALRILEDARQEAAATLQDAEESTARLADESAIMEKARLKSEEIVNHARGVAREIHEGAQGYAADLLDNLNSFLMKAHEAIEEGRRQLGVKPGDDAHGKDD; encoded by the coding sequence GTGGATACTGACCTGATCGCCTTGTTGGACAGGCTGGAGGACTTGGTGAACAACAGCATGAGGGTGCCACTCACCGGGAAGGTGCTGGTGGACGAGGATGAGGTCTACGACCTGATTGACAGCGCCCGGGAACTAATACCGGAGGAGGTCAGGGAGGCCAAGTGGGTGGCCAGGGAGAGGGAGCGCCTCTTGGAGGACGCGCGGCAGGAGGCCCTGCGCATACTGGAGGACGCTCGGCAGGAGGCTGCCGCCACGCTGCAGGATGCGGAGGAGAGCACCGCCCGGTTGGCCGATGAGAGCGCGATAATGGAGAAGGCCCGGCTGAAGTCGGAGGAGATCGTCAATCACGCCAGGGGGGTTGCCAGGGAAATCCACGAGGGGGCCCAGGGCTATGCCGCAGACCTCCTGGATAACCTCAACTCGTTCCTCATGAAGGCGCATGAAGCCATTGAAGAGGGCAGACGCCAGCTGGGCGTAAAGCCTGGTGATGATGCTCACGGCAAAGACGATTAG